One genomic region from Flagellimonas oceani encodes:
- a CDS encoding efflux RND transporter periplasmic adaptor subunit: MKNIAITLTSILALTAFLVSCNGRQKGELGHDEGKATTKETLQEGEEGHGNEAHAEEGGHEEEEGSVEITQQQAETIGLEMKPLEERSLGNNIKVTGRLELFPQDRANISPFVGGNISSVLVIEGDKVRKGQVLAYLEHPDIITMQQEFQEKNDELVFLDQDYERKKTLYDKGVSSGKEFQMAQSKYRSTTSSVNAMRAKLRLLGFNVDEIANGKIYQGVPVISPISGFVDEVLISLGDYVAPQSKMFAVSDNSKIHVDLKVYEKDIPRVKEGQKIFFSVASRPDELLTAEVHSIGKTFEEDPKAVHIHAHIENPERDLLPGMYVEGRIVQDEKNTLAVPEEAVIKEGEKSFIFVLDDGDAQEEGKLKFKMVQVSVGVIDLGFVSINPMEPLQYGSKVVINGAYTLSSEMVKGELEHGH; this comes from the coding sequence ATGAAAAATATAGCAATTACATTGACATCAATCCTGGCCTTGACAGCGTTCCTTGTTTCCTGCAACGGTAGGCAAAAGGGAGAATTAGGCCATGATGAGGGCAAAGCGACCACTAAAGAGACGTTACAGGAAGGGGAAGAAGGGCATGGTAATGAGGCCCATGCAGAAGAGGGCGGCCATGAGGAAGAAGAAGGTTCCGTTGAAATTACCCAACAGCAGGCGGAAACCATCGGCCTCGAAATGAAACCTTTGGAAGAACGTAGCCTGGGCAACAACATCAAGGTAACGGGCAGACTCGAACTTTTCCCACAGGACAGGGCCAATATAAGCCCCTTTGTGGGCGGCAATATAAGCTCGGTACTTGTTATAGAGGGTGATAAGGTGCGCAAGGGACAGGTTCTCGCCTATTTGGAACACCCCGATATCATAACGATGCAACAGGAATTTCAGGAGAAAAATGACGAACTGGTCTTTTTGGATCAGGACTACGAACGAAAAAAAACCCTCTATGACAAAGGGGTCTCATCCGGCAAGGAATTTCAGATGGCACAATCCAAATATCGTTCCACGACCTCTTCGGTCAATGCAATGCGGGCAAAACTACGGCTATTGGGCTTTAATGTTGACGAAATCGCCAATGGTAAAATATATCAGGGTGTACCCGTTATAAGTCCCATTAGCGGTTTTGTCGATGAGGTGTTGATAAGCCTTGGCGATTATGTGGCACCACAATCCAAGATGTTTGCCGTAAGCGACAATTCTAAGATACACGTGGATCTAAAGGTATATGAAAAGGACATCCCGAGGGTCAAAGAAGGGCAAAAGATTTTTTTCAGTGTTGCCTCGAGACCAGACGAGCTGCTTACCGCTGAGGTACATTCCATAGGCAAGACCTTCGAGGAAGATCCCAAGGCCGTGCATATCCACGCCCATATAGAAAATCCCGAAAGGGATTTATTGCCTGGTATGTATGTAGAGGGCAGGATTGTACAGGATGAAAAAAACACTCTGGCAGTACCCGAGGAAGCGGTCATCAAAGAGGGTGAAAAGTCGTTCATTTTTGTACTTGACGATGGCGATGCCCAGGAAGAAGGCAAGCTCAAATTTAAAATGGTGCAGGTATCGGTAGGGGTTATCGATTTGGGCTTTGTTTCCATAAATCCCATGGAACCCCTTCAATATGGTTCAAAAGTGGTTATCAATGGGGCCTATACCCTTTCTTCAGAAATGGTGAAAGGCGAATTGGAGCACGGACATTAA
- a CDS encoding di-heme oxidoredictase family protein, whose amino-acid sequence MPKIIQFYIGLSLIALLGCENFGPEEPMEFELLDGPLDGLSVSEQQRFLAGDIAFNDDVFTVEKGLGPLFVGTSCASCHSGDGKGHPFNQLIRFGNNDLTIPSMLSFGDGRNQIQNKAIPGFEPETVPEGFPFSILVAPAVTGLGLLDAVSDADILAHADPSDENQDGISGRPHYNIPPEFTKIRNNSVPQGNNYIFRFGKKAGSYDLLHQSVSAYNQDIGITSLYDPIDPFSGLEEDPEISTQTLNDVVFYLKTLKAPIPRNQTDPDVIAGKELFESVQCAVCHTPTLTTGFSPIESLSLKEFHPYTDLLLHDMGPELDDGFTEGNVGTSEWRTPPLWGIGLSANSQGGQMFLLHDGRASSIEEAIELHGGEADNSKARYLSLTPKEKSQLIKFINSL is encoded by the coding sequence ATGCCTAAAATTATTCAATTTTACATTGGTCTGTCCTTAATCGCTCTACTTGGCTGTGAAAATTTCGGCCCCGAAGAACCTATGGAGTTTGAGTTATTGGATGGGCCGTTGGATGGATTGTCCGTTAGTGAGCAACAGCGTTTTTTAGCCGGGGATATTGCCTTTAACGATGATGTTTTTACCGTTGAAAAAGGCCTTGGTCCCTTGTTTGTTGGCACCAGCTGTGCAAGTTGCCATTCAGGGGATGGAAAAGGTCACCCATTTAATCAACTTATTAGGTTTGGTAACAATGATTTGACCATACCCTCGATGTTATCCTTTGGTGATGGCAGGAACCAGATTCAAAATAAAGCCATACCGGGTTTTGAACCGGAGACCGTGCCGGAAGGCTTCCCATTTTCCATTTTGGTCGCTCCGGCGGTGACGGGATTGGGTTTGTTGGATGCTGTCTCTGATGCGGATATTTTGGCTCACGCAGACCCTTCTGATGAAAATCAGGACGGCATTAGTGGAAGGCCTCACTACAATATTCCTCCTGAATTCACCAAGATTCGGAATAATAGTGTTCCCCAGGGAAACAATTATATCTTCAGGTTTGGAAAGAAAGCGGGTAGTTATGATTTGTTGCACCAAAGCGTCAGCGCATATAACCAGGACATAGGAATTACATCCCTTTATGACCCTATAGACCCGTTCAGTGGACTTGAAGAGGATCCTGAAATAAGCACCCAGACCTTGAACGATGTCGTTTTCTACCTTAAAACCTTAAAAGCACCAATTCCCAGAAATCAAACAGACCCCGATGTAATTGCTGGGAAAGAACTCTTTGAATCTGTACAATGTGCTGTCTGTCACACACCCACGTTGACCACAGGATTTTCCCCAATTGAATCGTTATCCCTTAAGGAATTTCATCCCTACACGGATTTGTTGTTACATGACATGGGGCCTGAATTGGATGATGGATTCACCGAAGGAAATGTCGGGACTTCTGAATGGAGAACCCCACCGCTGTGGGGAATCGGTTTATCGGCCAATTCCCAAGGCGGGCAAATGTTCCTGTTACATGATGGAAGGGCTTCGAGCATTGAAGAGGCAATTGAATTGCACGGCGGTGAGGCCGATAATTCAAAAGCCCGGTATTTGTCCCTGACCCCAAAAGAAAAATCACAACTGATAAAATTCATTAATTCCCTATAG
- a CDS encoding cation transporter — protein MSTINKTTFKVSQMDCPSEEQMIRMKLESNPQIKYLDFDIPNRKLDVYHQGNAQEINVELGALKLGEKLLGTEKAETPIAEDETKQKKILWWVLYINFGFFVIEMTTGWISSSMGLIADSLDMLADSIVYALSLFAVGGAISRKKKVAKFSGYFQMALALLGFSEVLRRFLSSSETPLFQWMIIVSIFALIGNLVSLWLINKAKSKEAHMQASAIFTSNDIIVNGGVILAGVLVYFLDSKWPDLVIGGIVFAFVMRGAIRILKLSK, from the coding sequence ATGTCCACCATAAACAAAACCACTTTTAAGGTAAGTCAAATGGATTGCCCTTCAGAAGAACAGATGATAAGGATGAAACTGGAGTCAAACCCTCAAATCAAATATCTGGACTTTGACATTCCGAATAGAAAGTTGGATGTGTACCATCAGGGGAATGCCCAAGAAATAAACGTGGAATTGGGTGCATTAAAGCTGGGGGAAAAACTTTTGGGAACAGAAAAGGCGGAAACACCTATTGCCGAAGACGAGACCAAACAAAAGAAGATACTCTGGTGGGTCTTGTACATCAATTTTGGGTTTTTCGTTATCGAAATGACCACGGGTTGGATTTCTTCCTCGATGGGCCTTATTGCGGATTCACTAGATATGCTAGCCGATTCCATTGTGTACGCGTTGAGCCTTTTTGCCGTAGGCGGCGCTATTTCCAGAAAAAAGAAAGTGGCGAAGTTCAGTGGCTATTTTCAAATGGCCTTGGCCCTGCTGGGATTTTCGGAAGTCCTGAGAAGGTTTTTGAGCAGTAGTGAAACCCCTTTGTTCCAATGGATGATAATCGTTTCCATTTTCGCCCTTATCGGCAACCTCGTTTCCCTATGGCTGATAAACAAGGCCAAAAGCAAGGAAGCGCATATGCAGGCAAGTGCCATCTTTACCTCAAACGACATTATTGTGAACGGCGGGGTAATACTGGCAGGGGTGCTGGTTTATTTTTTAGACAGTAAATGGCCCGATTTGGTCATAGGCGGTATTGTATTTGCCTTTGTGATGCGAGGAGCCATTAGAATTTTAAAATTGTCCAAATAA
- a CDS encoding SHOCT domain-containing protein: MMDDWYFGGMHWIWWGLWIILIFWIFLIPYPTPGQKRKRDTAMEALRERYARGEIDEEEFEKRKTFLLKNKK; the protein is encoded by the coding sequence ATGATGGACGATTGGTATTTTGGGGGAATGCACTGGATATGGTGGGGGTTATGGATAATCCTCATCTTCTGGATATTTTTAATTCCCTACCCCACACCGGGACAGAAAAGAAAAAGGGACACCGCAATGGAAGCCCTGAGAGAGCGGTACGCCCGGGGCGAAATCGACGAAGAGGAATTTGAAAAACGAAAGACGTTCCTGTTAAAGAACAAAAAATAA
- a CDS encoding P-II family nitrogen regulator: protein MKEIKAFVKPNRIQRVIEALSDNGFKSMTLSQAEGTGAFKAKGARPSLDFNITDSPVVKVELVCQNEEAQSAIDIILENGKTPEPGDGIIYLSYIEDAFQIKTGKSLKRYDL, encoded by the coding sequence ATGAAAGAAATAAAAGCATTTGTTAAACCGAACAGGATACAAAGGGTCATCGAAGCCCTTAGCGATAACGGTTTTAAAAGTATGACGCTTTCACAGGCGGAGGGTACCGGGGCGTTCAAAGCAAAAGGAGCAAGACCCTCCCTTGATTTTAATATAACCGATAGCCCGGTGGTAAAAGTGGAGTTGGTATGTCAAAATGAGGAGGCGCAATCAGCCATAGATATCATATTAGAAAATGGTAAAACGCCCGAACCTGGGGATGGAATCATTTATCTATCCTATATTGAGGATGCCTTTCAGATCAAAACAGGAAAATCCCTTAAACGCTACGATCTTTAA
- a CDS encoding helix-turn-helix domain-containing protein → MQRRKIGIWLLAGFAFGVFILQPLGLSLFLFDRSGDSGHWSSFFLEAFKTVWNVVDVDQILRNLLFGTMGSSLALMVFFRKKIFQLNRQRMDRQTVLELINKGESSRVEFKSSLRWDVRQGKVNKQLELIIAKTIAGFMNTEGGKLLMGVDDGGTILGLQQDFDTLKKPDSDGFEQYLMQLIAQKLGTHLCTLVNVAFFGFGQKQVCCIEILPAQMPVYVNLEGRSRFYIRTGNATRELDLPEALVYIGKEKAQCN, encoded by the coding sequence ATGCAAAGAAGAAAAATAGGGATATGGCTTTTGGCAGGCTTTGCCTTTGGGGTATTTATACTGCAACCCTTGGGCCTATCCCTTTTTCTCTTTGACCGGTCGGGCGATTCCGGTCACTGGTCAAGCTTTTTTCTTGAAGCCTTCAAAACCGTATGGAACGTTGTCGATGTTGACCAAATTCTTAGAAACCTGTTGTTCGGGACAATGGGAAGCAGCCTTGCCCTGATGGTCTTTTTCAGAAAAAAGATTTTTCAACTGAACAGGCAACGGATGGACAGGCAAACCGTTCTCGAACTCATAAACAAGGGAGAGAGCAGCCGGGTGGAATTCAAGTCAAGCTTGCGATGGGATGTACGGCAGGGCAAGGTAAACAAACAACTTGAGCTTATCATTGCAAAGACCATTGCCGGGTTTATGAACACCGAGGGGGGCAAGTTGCTCATGGGTGTCGATGACGGGGGAACCATTCTGGGCCTGCAACAGGATTTCGATACGCTTAAAAAGCCGGACAGCGATGGCTTTGAGCAGTATTTGATGCAATTGATCGCTCAAAAACTGGGAACCCATCTTTGTACGCTAGTGAACGTAGCATTTTTTGGGTTTGGTCAAAAGCAAGTGTGCTGTATCGAGATTTTACCAGCCCAAATGCCGGTATATGTGAACCTTGAGGGACGGTCACGGTTTTATATACGCACGGGCAATGCCACGCGCGAACTAGATTTGCCCGAAGCCCTGGTGTATATAGGTAAGGAAAAGGCACAGTGCAACTAG
- a CDS encoding STAS/SEC14 domain-containing protein — MIAIYKKDQIIYTIADQEMDADDGATLVKALNEHLKSNEQAAWYMEMEPRKKGVKKSSGERLDFSFPEETRLKKIALVGEKTWQERFTESLLPFSEAHIKYFGPEDGNMANNWLEQTSNFNSN, encoded by the coding sequence ATGATAGCAATCTATAAAAAAGACCAAATCATATATACCATCGCAGATCAAGAAATGGATGCCGATGATGGGGCGACCTTGGTCAAGGCCCTGAATGAACATTTGAAAAGCAATGAACAAGCCGCTTGGTATATGGAAATGGAGCCTCGCAAAAAAGGAGTGAAGAAAAGCAGCGGTGAGAGGTTGGATTTTTCCTTTCCCGAAGAAACACGGCTTAAGAAAATAGCCTTGGTGGGCGAAAAAACTTGGCAAGAACGGTTTACCGAATCGCTATTGCCGTTTAGCGAAGCCCACATAAAATATTTCGGACCTGAAGATGGAAACATGGCCAACAACTGGCTCGAACAAACAAGCAATTTCAATAGTAACTGA
- a CDS encoding cation diffusion facilitator family transporter has product MERNPNAISRIGLKTTLVGILISALLALIKGLGGVFGHSYALIADAIESGADVLTSALLWAGLKWSSRPPDENHPYGHGKIEALVAVGIAIALTIAGGIIIRDSIDHILVPHKTPAPFTLFILVFVVLTKEALYRYVMKTGDEINSSAVKADAFHHRSDAITSIAAFIGISIALIGGEGFEIADDFAALIAAGIILFNAYKIARSSVRELLDEAVEPEFRNEVIRQAEAVPEVVRVERCHSRKMGTAFHIDMHIWIDGELTVTEGHDIAHKVKERLFRSYSEILDVHIHIEPSKERNVKMTEL; this is encoded by the coding sequence TTGGAAAGGAATCCAAATGCCATATCCCGAATAGGACTCAAAACTACCCTCGTAGGTATTTTGATCAGTGCATTATTGGCATTGATCAAAGGTTTGGGCGGGGTGTTCGGGCATTCTTATGCCCTTATTGCCGATGCGATCGAATCCGGGGCGGATGTGCTGACATCCGCACTATTATGGGCCGGGTTGAAATGGTCGTCAAGGCCACCGGATGAAAACCATCCCTACGGACACGGTAAGATAGAGGCCCTGGTGGCGGTGGGTATTGCTATAGCCCTAACCATTGCAGGTGGTATAATCATAAGGGACAGCATCGACCATATTCTGGTACCCCACAAAACTCCTGCACCCTTCACACTCTTCATACTGGTATTTGTTGTCCTCACGAAAGAGGCGTTGTATCGTTATGTCATGAAAACAGGTGATGAAATCAATAGTTCGGCCGTCAAGGCCGATGCATTTCACCATAGGAGTGATGCCATTACGTCGATAGCCGCTTTTATAGGTATTTCCATAGCATTGATCGGTGGCGAAGGGTTTGAGATAGCGGATGATTTCGCGGCACTCATTGCAGCGGGCATTATTCTGTTCAATGCCTATAAAATAGCTAGGTCATCGGTAAGGGAGTTGCTGGACGAAGCTGTTGAGCCCGAATTTCGAAATGAGGTTATCCGACAGGCCGAAGCCGTTCCTGAAGTGGTAAGGGTAGAGCGCTGCCATTCCCGAAAGATGGGAACGGCCTTTCATATCGATATGCATATTTGGATCGATGGGGAATTAACTGTGACCGAGGGCCATGATATTGCACACAAAGTAAAGGAGAGATTGTTCAGGTCATATTCCGAGATACTTGACGTGCACATCCATATCGAACCTAGCAAAGAGAGAAATGTTAAAATGACAGAATTATGA
- a CDS encoding sodium:calcium antiporter has product MNSWLWVLVLGLAAWAAHWGADRLLTPLKLLRKQWGLTASAGAAFLAFVTASPEVAINITSAARGVSNIGLGNLLGSNIISIPLMVTIAYFASRKQFKNNKEHQEHLDKNVLALNKRSVSVLSLPYLGIIALVAILTLPKPWRGLQPIDGWIMLVAYAAFLTHAIIKGKEKGKKVEWNKKQVWLSIAGALAIAVGAFFIVKATENIVSALNISEIVGGLFITGIMTTAPEIFKTWSVVKGGEVTAGTTSVIADNAVTMTVAFFPLALVTTPIEDFELFWVNLAFVGLMPLLYTLFVHQSKELHGFSRWQIFVFDAAYVAYLLVMVFFVLKLFDR; this is encoded by the coding sequence ATGAACAGTTGGCTATGGGTACTCGTTTTGGGCCTAGCGGCCTGGGCAGCACACTGGGGTGCGGATCGATTGTTGACCCCTTTAAAGTTGCTCCGCAAGCAATGGGGCCTTACCGCTTCCGCTGGAGCCGCTTTTCTTGCCTTTGTAACGGCAAGCCCTGAAGTTGCCATAAATATTACCAGTGCAGCTCGGGGAGTCTCCAATATTGGCCTGGGAAATTTGTTGGGTTCCAATATTATTTCCATTCCCTTAATGGTGACCATAGCTTATTTTGCTTCCCGGAAACAGTTCAAGAACAACAAGGAACATCAAGAGCATCTTGATAAAAACGTTCTGGCATTGAACAAACGTTCGGTTTCCGTACTGTCCCTTCCATACTTGGGCATTATCGCCCTTGTGGCCATTTTGACCTTGCCAAAGCCCTGGCGCGGGCTACAACCAATAGACGGGTGGATTATGCTGGTCGCTTATGCTGCCTTTTTGACTCACGCAATCATAAAAGGCAAGGAAAAGGGCAAAAAAGTAGAATGGAACAAAAAACAGGTCTGGTTATCGATTGCCGGGGCCTTGGCCATAGCAGTCGGAGCATTTTTCATAGTGAAGGCGACCGAAAATATTGTTTCTGCCCTAAATATTTCTGAAATCGTGGGAGGCCTTTTCATCACGGGCATAATGACCACCGCACCGGAAATATTCAAGACCTGGAGCGTGGTAAAAGGGGGAGAGGTGACTGCGGGTACCACCAGTGTTATAGCGGACAATGCCGTAACGATGACGGTGGCATTTTTTCCGCTGGCGTTGGTAACCACCCCCATTGAGGATTTTGAACTGTTCTGGGTCAACCTGGCCTTTGTCGGGCTTATGCCGCTGCTTTACACACTATTTGTGCATCAAAGCAAGGAACTGCACGGTTTCTCTCGTTGGCAAATTTTTGTGTTTGATGCTGCCTATGTCGCCTATTTACTGGTCATGGTTTTTTTCGTGTTGAAACTTTTTGATAGATGA
- a CDS encoding heavy metal translocating P-type ATPase: MNDKEKHSNDDGHNHDHGGIFGKNTELYFAILSGVTLITGFLLEKFTGVSENIPFGLYIAAYFFGGYFTLKEAISKVAKGEFEIDFLMLVAAAGAAYLGEWAEGALLLFLFSLGHALENYAMGKAKKSIAALTDLAPKTALLKKDDDTVEVGIEELQVGDIIVVRPNSKISADGVIVKGNSSVDQAPITGESVPVDKTPIENPDKEYTSKSNIPNENRVFSGTINGNNTLEIKVIKEAKDSTLNRLVTMVQEAQDQKSPTQLLTDKFERYYVPAVIILVVALNFAFLVIDEPWSESLYRSLAVLVAASPCALAISTPSAVLSGVARAARGGVLIKGGRPLEDLGVLTALAFDKTGTLTEGKPKLTDVESFGSIDKKELLEIAIAVEELSDHPLAKAVVRDGMERLGKDTKIPDADDLEAVQGKGIKANYQGNSIYIGNLELFEDIDKGVPDDVSEKVRALEGEGKTTMLIKRGNEFIGMLGLMDTPREKAKETLAQLKEIGIKKMIMLTGDNQKVADAVAEEIGLTEARGSLLPEEKVEAIKKLAEQENKLAMIGDGVNDAPAMANSTVGIAMGAAGSDVALETADIALMADKLETLPFAIGLSRKAKAIIKQNLWVSLGVVALLIPATIMSWASIGIAVAIHEGSTLVVVVNALRLLAYKK; the protein is encoded by the coding sequence ATGAATGACAAGGAAAAACATAGTAATGACGATGGCCACAATCACGACCACGGTGGCATCTTCGGCAAAAACACCGAACTCTATTTTGCTATATTAAGTGGGGTCACACTAATAACAGGTTTCCTATTGGAGAAATTTACAGGGGTTTCAGAAAACATTCCTTTTGGACTCTATATTGCGGCCTACTTTTTTGGAGGTTATTTTACCCTGAAGGAAGCTATTAGCAAAGTGGCCAAGGGCGAATTTGAAATCGATTTCCTGATGCTGGTCGCGGCTGCGGGGGCGGCCTATCTGGGCGAATGGGCAGAAGGTGCCTTGTTGCTTTTCCTTTTTAGTCTGGGTCACGCATTGGAAAACTATGCAATGGGCAAGGCAAAAAAGTCCATTGCGGCACTGACCGACCTCGCCCCAAAAACAGCCCTTCTCAAGAAAGATGACGATACCGTTGAAGTGGGTATTGAAGAACTACAGGTGGGCGACATCATCGTGGTGCGCCCCAACAGCAAGATATCCGCCGATGGTGTAATTGTAAAAGGTAACAGTAGTGTTGACCAGGCACCCATTACCGGGGAAAGCGTTCCGGTGGACAAAACACCAATAGAAAATCCGGACAAAGAGTATACCTCAAAAAGCAATATTCCCAATGAGAACCGTGTATTTTCAGGAACCATCAATGGCAACAATACCCTTGAAATAAAGGTAATCAAAGAGGCAAAAGATTCTACCCTCAACCGCTTGGTCACTATGGTTCAGGAGGCTCAAGACCAGAAATCGCCCACCCAGTTGTTGACCGACAAGTTTGAGCGGTACTATGTGCCAGCGGTCATTATACTGGTCGTTGCACTGAATTTTGCTTTTTTGGTCATCGATGAACCGTGGAGCGAAAGCCTATACCGTTCCTTGGCGGTATTGGTAGCTGCAAGTCCGTGCGCGCTCGCCATTTCGACGCCATCTGCTGTATTGAGTGGTGTGGCAAGGGCTGCGCGTGGCGGGGTCTTGATAAAAGGCGGTCGCCCATTGGAAGATTTAGGGGTGCTTACCGCATTGGCCTTTGACAAGACAGGAACGCTTACCGAAGGAAAACCAAAGCTTACCGACGTCGAAAGTTTTGGCAGTATAGATAAAAAGGAACTGTTGGAAATCGCGATTGCGGTTGAGGAACTGAGCGACCACCCCCTGGCAAAGGCAGTTGTACGGGACGGAATGGAACGGCTCGGGAAGGACACAAAGATTCCGGATGCCGATGATTTGGAGGCCGTACAGGGCAAGGGCATAAAGGCAAACTATCAAGGGAATTCCATTTACATTGGTAACCTGGAACTCTTCGAGGATATTGATAAGGGCGTACCCGACGATGTATCAGAAAAGGTAAGAGCGCTTGAAGGGGAAGGAAAGACCACGATGCTAATAAAAAGGGGCAATGAATTTATAGGGATGCTGGGGCTGATGGACACCCCACGGGAAAAAGCCAAGGAAACCCTTGCCCAACTAAAGGAAATAGGCATCAAGAAAATGATAATGCTTACGGGCGACAACCAGAAAGTGGCAGATGCCGTAGCCGAGGAAATTGGGTTGACCGAAGCTCGCGGAAGTCTGCTTCCCGAAGAAAAAGTGGAGGCCATCAAAAAACTTGCGGAACAGGAAAATAAACTGGCAATGATAGGTGATGGGGTCAATGATGCCCCTGCTATGGCAAACAGTACCGTTGGTATTGCAATGGGTGCGGCGGGAAGCGACGTGGCTTTAGAAACCGCAGATATAGCACTAATGGCAGACAAACTGGAAACCTTGCCTTTTGCCATCGGTTTAAGCAGAAAAGCGAAGGCGATAATCAAGCAAAACTTATGGGTTAGCTTGGGGGTTGTTGCCCTTTTAATTCCTGCGACAATTATGAGTTGGGCAAGTATAGGGATAGCCGTGGCCATTCACGAGGGCTCTACGTTGGTAGTGGTGGTCAATGCATTGCGTTTGCTCGCCTACAAAAAATAA
- a CDS encoding Fur family transcriptional regulator, whose protein sequence is MERIVKKLESKGIRPTPMRLLTYKKLLQSEVAISLGELENFFEKSERSTLFRTMKTFEEKNIVHQIADGTGIMKYALCEENCGCEVGSDLHLHFHCTQCNETVCLTDRKIPQVNLPQGYMADDINLVVTGVCNKCSGNLE, encoded by the coding sequence ATGGAAAGAATTGTCAAAAAACTGGAAAGCAAGGGAATACGGCCCACACCGATGCGACTGTTGACCTATAAAAAGTTACTGCAAAGCGAGGTAGCCATCAGTTTGGGAGAGCTAGAGAATTTTTTCGAGAAATCGGAAAGGAGCACCCTTTTCCGGACGATGAAAACATTTGAGGAAAAAAATATTGTACATCAGATAGCGGACGGTACAGGGATTATGAAATATGCACTCTGTGAGGAAAACTGTGGATGTGAGGTGGGCAGCGACCTGCACCTACATTTTCACTGCACCCAGTGTAACGAGACCGTTTGTTTGACCGATCGTAAAATCCCACAGGTAAACCTGCCTCAAGGATATATGGCAGACGATATCAATCTGGTCGTAACGGGAGTATGCAATAAATGCAGTGGCAATTTGGAGTAG
- a CDS encoding STAS/SEC14 domain-containing protein, whose protein sequence is MVQIINLEQEHLIAAKISGKLTEKDMEKMHPLIHNIIEKGHKVDFYIEMEDFEGYTLKGFWEDLKIDSAHLGDYGKIAFVGNKKWQEWVAKATDFFTSSEVKYFDISEKSQAQKWIKS, encoded by the coding sequence ATGGTACAGATAATAAACTTAGAACAGGAACATCTTATTGCCGCTAAAATCAGCGGGAAACTTACGGAAAAGGATATGGAAAAGATGCATCCGCTCATCCACAACATCATAGAAAAAGGCCATAAAGTGGATTTCTATATTGAAATGGAAGATTTTGAAGGCTATACCCTTAAAGGCTTTTGGGAAGACCTAAAAATTGATTCGGCACACTTGGGAGATTACGGCAAGATAGCCTTTGTGGGTAACAAAAAATGGCAGGAGTGGGTGGCTAAGGCAACTGATTTTTTCACTAGCTCGGAAGTTAAGTATTTCGATATTTCCGAGAAATCACAAGCCCAAAAGTGGATTAAATCTTAA
- a CDS encoding universal stress protein — MKDDGILIPVDFTEVSENAVSYAIGLAQKLKSKLVFVHAYSVAYPSGTPIGMATMAHNVTDTTASQEKINKEKLDKFLRGFPELDKLEFQAMIGFGATVDVISGLAKEINTSLVVMGTKGTASGFDEIFIGTVTEKVTQKAPCPVLAVPEDASYTAYKRIGVAVDTDSMDNRIDFEMLSKLLENYNAQLHFVHIADKQERVPEKAFIRERFGKLLVPNQWSFTVIEEGKPEEGIDEFLTETPIDLLVLLYREHGFFEAVFKKGLRKKMLYASKAPLLIVK, encoded by the coding sequence ATGAAAGATGACGGAATTTTAATACCTGTAGATTTCACAGAGGTTTCAGAAAATGCGGTGAGCTATGCTATTGGGCTAGCACAAAAATTGAAATCAAAACTGGTTTTTGTCCACGCCTATTCAGTGGCATATCCATCCGGTACGCCCATCGGGATGGCAACTATGGCACACAATGTAACAGATACCACAGCATCACAAGAAAAAATCAATAAAGAAAAATTGGATAAGTTTCTAAGAGGCTTTCCTGAACTGGACAAGTTGGAATTTCAAGCAATGATCGGTTTCGGGGCAACGGTCGATGTGATTTCTGGCCTAGCTAAGGAAATAAATACCAGTCTTGTCGTTATGGGTACCAAGGGTACGGCTTCGGGATTTGATGAAATTTTTATTGGAACCGTTACCGAAAAGGTGACACAAAAGGCACCTTGTCCAGTACTGGCCGTACCTGAAGATGCCAGCTATACTGCATATAAGCGTATCGGGGTCGCAGTGGATACGGATAGTATGGATAATAGAATAGATTTTGAAATGTTGTCCAAATTATTGGAAAACTATAATGCACAATTGCACTTTGTACATATAGCGGACAAACAGGAAAGGGTGCCGGAGAAAGCATTTATTCGTGAAAGATTTGGCAAACTTCTTGTACCTAATCAATGGTCTTTTACAGTTATCGAGGAAGGCAAACCCGAAGAGGGTATCGATGAATTTTTGACTGAAACCCCAATAGACCTATTGGTTTTGCTTTACAGGGAACACGGATTTTTTGAGGCAGTTTTCAAAAAGGGGCTAAGAAAAAAAATGCTGTATGCCTCCAAGGCCCCATTGCTGATAGTTAAGTAG